Proteins from one Patescibacteria group bacterium genomic window:
- a CDS encoding trypsin-like peptidase domain-containing protein, which yields MNKTLATVIVSTILGGFFGSYLSGNYASQLPWNNSYGLGIQQKFIAQNSDDSTTLREEKNREEAIINVVDRVVPSVVSIAIEKDVTQNFQVDPFFNGWPFFYNIPQQQPQNQEPDWQKVGGGTGFIISSDGYILTNKHVVADNDARYKVTLNNGTEYDAKLVGTDLFNDIGALKIEAKDLPTLELGNSDNLVIGQTVIAIGNALAEFSNTVTTGVVSGIGRSIVASSSQGSSEKLEDVIQTDAAINPGNSGGPLLNLDGQVIGINTAVSNQGQLIGFAIPINSAKSIIKSVTESGEIIRPYLGVRYIMLSADIAKANNLEIDYGALIIRGDDQTQLAVVPGSPADKAGILENDIILEVNGQKLSEDYPLAKAVSQYSPGQEIKLKIWSKGQEKEIKVNLEKYNS from the coding sequence ATGAACAAGACATTAGCTACAGTGATAGTCAGCACTATTTTGGGCGGTTTTTTTGGCTCATATCTGAGCGGCAATTATGCTAGCCAGTTGCCTTGGAATAATAGTTATGGTTTAGGTATACAACAAAAATTTATAGCTCAAAATAGTGATGATTCTACAACTTTGCGGGAAGAAAAAAATAGAGAAGAGGCTATTATTAATGTGGTAGACAGAGTGGTACCATCGGTTGTGTCTATTGCTATAGAAAAAGACGTGACTCAAAATTTTCAGGTAGATCCATTTTTCAATGGCTGGCCATTTTTTTATAATATACCTCAACAGCAGCCACAAAACCAAGAACCAGATTGGCAAAAAGTCGGTGGCGGTACAGGCTTTATTATTTCTTCTGACGGTTATATCCTGACAAACAAGCATGTAGTCGCAGATAATGATGCCAGGTACAAAGTCACTTTAAATAATGGTACAGAATATGATGCCAAATTAGTAGGCACCGACTTATTCAATGACATTGGCGCCTTAAAGATTGAGGCAAAAGATTTGCCAACTTTGGAGTTGGGGAATTCTGATAATTTAGTGATTGGTCAAACTGTTATTGCTATTGGTAATGCACTGGCTGAATTTTCCAATACTGTCACAACTGGTGTGGTCTCAGGCATTGGTCGATCTATTGTCGCTTCTAGTAGTCAGGGCTCATCTGAAAAACTGGAAGATGTTATCCAAACTGATGCAGCCATAAATCCTGGAAACTCTGGCGGGCCATTATTAAATCTGGACGGTCAGGTCATCGGTATTAATACCGCTGTATCAAATCAAGGGCAGCTGATAGGTTTTGCTATCCCTATTAATTCGGCAAAGTCTATTATAAAAAGCGTAACTGAATCAGGGGAGATAATAAGGCCGTATTTGGGAGTAAGATATATAATGCTTTCAGCAGATATTGCCAAGGCAAATAATTTAGAGATTGATTATGGTGCTCTTATAATCAGAGGTGACGATCAAACTCAATTGGCAGTTGTACCAGGTTCGCCAGCCGACAAAGCAGGTATTCTAGAAAATGATATTATTTTGGAAGTAAATGGTCAAAAACTGAGCGAGGATTATCCATTGGCTAAAGCAGTTAGTCAATACAGTCCAGGACAGGAAATAAAATTAAAAATTTGGTCCAAGGGTCAGGAAAAAGAAATAAAGGTAAACTTAGAAAAGTATAATAGTTAG
- a CDS encoding glycoside hydrolase family 5 protein yields the protein MKKVFILFIIILIIFLLSARVPRLKKFLVNNFSNRQNNNSWTINDNPTQINNNTNNNTNTNPDVPNNPIDGRDIFGLNTSMPSREALLYSLSKMDDLNIDKTRIWDNWILREPSQGQYDWSGLDLRINEIYNSGKEFILTIKPVGVKDGKSAWYCDQKQANKDSCIFDIQYEDDFALYIEAIAKRYTGKIAKIQFQNEWDSDYHFVGTGQDYVKYANILYEAVKKHSPETEVSLGSITKYPLLYLAGCQLGLLDTFYYKTGQLVSSSQRQAWCDNPDTIAMYERVAYVFKNARYDMVDVHFYDDPQYWDEYMEALGTLNTRNLPVIITEFGGPNADDTRIDAYDENVQASELQRYLDKIYELPVVEAYYFRLIEGEGEGINHPLTGLMKLIEGNSTPVAKQTYEVFKNRLK from the coding sequence ATGAAAAAAGTATTTATTTTATTTATTATTATCTTAATTATATTTTTATTGTCTGCTAGAGTGCCGAGGTTAAAAAAATTTTTAGTAAATAATTTTTCTAACCGTCAAAATAATAATAGTTGGACTATAAATGACAACCCAACACAGATAAATAATAACACCAATAACAATACAAATACCAATCCAGATGTGCCTAATAATCCAATTGATGGGCGCGATATATTTGGTTTGAATACTTCTATGCCATCTAGGGAAGCTCTTTTATATTCTTTGAGTAAAATGGACGATTTAAATATAGACAAAACTCGTATCTGGGATAATTGGATATTAAGAGAGCCATCTCAAGGACAATATGACTGGTCAGGTTTGGATCTTAGAATAAATGAGATATATAACAGCGGAAAAGAATTTATATTAACTATAAAACCAGTGGGTGTAAAAGACGGAAAATCAGCTTGGTATTGTGATCAGAAACAGGCCAATAAAGATTCGTGTATTTTTGATATACAGTATGAGGACGATTTTGCTTTATACATAGAAGCAATAGCAAAAAGATATACTGGTAAAATAGCTAAAATACAATTTCAAAATGAATGGGATTCTGATTATCATTTTGTAGGCACAGGACAGGACTATGTAAAATATGCCAATATACTTTATGAGGCAGTCAAAAAGCACTCGCCAGAGACAGAGGTGTCGCTGGGCTCAATAACAAAATATCCTTTATTATACTTGGCGGGCTGCCAGCTAGGTTTGTTGGATACTTTTTATTATAAGACTGGCCAACTGGTCTCTAGCAGTCAAAGGCAAGCTTGGTGTGATAATCCCGATACTATAGCTATGTATGAAAGAGTAGCCTATGTTTTTAAAAATGCTAGGTATGATATGGTTGATGTGCATTTTTATGATGATCCTCAGTATTGGGATGAGTATATGGAAGCTTTGGGCACTTTGAATACTCGTAATTTACCGGTGATTATTACTGAATTTGGTGGACCAAATGCCGATGATACTAGAATAGATGCATATGATGAAAATGTACAAGCTAGTGAGCTACAAAGATATTTAGACAAAATATATGAATTACCGGTTGTGGAAGCGTATTATTTTAGGTTGATAGAAGGGGAAGGGGAAGGAATTAATCATCCTCTTACTGGTCTAATGAAATTAATAGAAGGTAATTCTACTCCAGTGGCAAAACAGACTTACGAGGTTTTTAAAAATAGATTAAAATAA
- a CDS encoding glycoside hydrolase encodes MENTLQICYQKSVALLKKNSDRHGISASSKSSKAKARNYLSVFGRDASICSLGMVVSSDRALIASARQSLDTLARYQADNGQIPYLVQTDKKQADFYYFGSVDSSLWWLIAIKFFDQNTRYNLEKKYKKQIQKAINWLQCQEHPNFYLLLQPEASDWADLMPRSGFVLYTNALWYWVKKLYNLSDADKTKKYFNYIFDKDFIAPKNEIRLIKLLASIKNKQNGPLYPSFVNRSFVGTEDDVFGNILAAMVGLSELKKSKQIVDYLKKHKANSPFPIKAVLKPIKKSDPMWRSYMDYLKQNKVDLYHNGGVWPFIGSFWVMLLVIIGDKQAIDQLQKLAELNQKNNWQFNEHFDGKTLKAMGMSGQSWNAATYILAYKFLNNN; translated from the coding sequence ATGGAAAATACTTTGCAAATTTGTTATCAAAAGTCAGTGGCTCTACTGAAGAAAAATTCCGATAGACATGGTATCTCGGCCAGCTCAAAATCTAGCAAGGCCAAAGCGAGAAATTATTTATCCGTTTTTGGTCGTGACGCTTCTATATGCTCTTTGGGTATGGTTGTATCATCAGACAGGGCGCTAATTGCCAGTGCCAGACAAAGTTTGGATACTTTAGCCAGATATCAGGCGGATAATGGGCAGATTCCCTATTTGGTACAAACCGATAAAAAGCAGGCAGATTTTTATTATTTTGGTTCAGTAGATTCAAGTCTTTGGTGGTTGATTGCTATCAAATTTTTTGATCAAAATACAAGATATAACTTAGAAAAAAAATATAAAAAGCAGATACAAAAAGCTATCAATTGGCTCCAGTGTCAGGAGCATCCAAATTTCTATTTGTTGCTTCAGCCTGAGGCAAGTGATTGGGCAGATCTAATGCCGCGTTCCGGTTTTGTTTTGTATACGAATGCTTTGTGGTATTGGGTCAAAAAACTTTATAACTTATCTGATGCCGATAAGACCAAAAAATATTTTAATTATATTTTTGATAAAGATTTTATAGCACCAAAAAACGAAATTAGGTTGATAAAGCTTTTGGCTAGTATCAAAAATAAACAAAACGGACCATTATATCCCAGTTTTGTAAACAGAAGTTTTGTAGGTACAGAAGATGATGTCTTTGGTAATATTTTGGCGGCGATGGTTGGTTTGTCAGAGTTAAAAAAATCAAAGCAGATTGTTGATTATTTAAAAAAACATAAAGCTAATAGCCCTTTCCCTATAAAAGCTGTATTAAAACCAATAAAAAAAAGTGATCCAATGTGGCGGTCTTATATGGATTATCTGAAACAGAATAAAGTAGATTTATATCACAACGGGGGAGTCTGGCCATTTATAGGATCTTTTTGGGTGATGCTTTTAGTAATTATAGGAGATAAACAAGCAATAGATCAATTACAAAAATTAGCTGAGCTAAATCAAAAAAACAATTGGCAGTTTAATGAACATTTTGACGGCAAGACACTAAAAGCTATGGGCATGTCCGGACAGTCTTGGAATGCTGCTACTTATATTCTAGCTTATAAATTTTTGAATAATAATTAA
- a CDS encoding histidine phosphatase family protein, protein MDFHFKSPFINMDRRNPSVNQQTPYGKTLPIINGPYTRIYLIRHCHPNYLLKDKLGDEKMPLSDIGQKQAKLLIKKLEQVKLEKIYVSELVRSRQTAEAYAKKHKKKIFTDDRLNEIDWTDWYKIKYFRMSEKTRRKNIKEYRRMNKELEKFQEKSRRMLYDIYKNNQGKRIGLFCHGNLIRSIITSILSTDIIGFLSMEIYQSSVTKLVIDRDGYIKINYINNISHLPHKPNEDLFLAALNQ, encoded by the coding sequence ATGGATTTTCATTTTAAATCACCTTTTATAAACATGGATAGACGCAATCCTTCTGTCAATCAGCAGACTCCTTATGGTAAAACACTCCCCATAATAAACGGACCCTATACCAGAATCTATTTAATACGTCACTGCCACCCAAATTATTTGCTAAAAGACAAGCTGGGTGACGAAAAAATGCCCTTATCTGATATAGGTCAAAAACAAGCCAAATTACTAATAAAAAAACTAGAGCAAGTAAAACTAGAAAAAATATACGTCTCTGAATTGGTAAGATCCAGACAAACAGCTGAGGCTTATGCCAAAAAACATAAAAAGAAAATTTTTACTGACGACAGATTAAATGAAATTGACTGGACCGACTGGTATAAAATAAAATATTTTCGTATGAGCGAAAAAACCAGAAGAAAAAATATCAAAGAATATAGAAGGATGAATAAGGAATTAGAAAAATTTCAAGAAAAATCTAGAAGAATGCTCTATGATATCTACAAAAATAATCAAGGTAAAAGAATTGGATTATTTTGTCATGGCAATCTAATCAGATCCATAATAACTAGTATATTAAGTACGGACATTATAGGTTTTTTATCTATGGAAATATACCAATCATCTGTCACCAAATTAGTAATAGATAGAGATGGATATATAAAAATAAACTATATAAATAATATTTCCCATCTACCTCACAAGCCCAATGAAGATCTATTTTTGGCAGCCTTAAACCAATAA
- a CDS encoding RNA polymerase sigma factor has product MVDKINVDNLSDEELVEITISNQENFLYLIKRYETKLIRYIRRISGINLEDAEDVIQEVFIKTYQNLNFFDKDLKFSSWIYRIAHNEVISNFRKKQARAKEINFDNDDFINNIVGDADISKDIDLAFLKENIGEILSKMDIKYREVLILKFLEEKDYREISDILKKPMGTVATLINRAKKQFRDVLKKSNIQL; this is encoded by the coding sequence ATGGTTGATAAAATCAACGTGGACAATTTATCAGATGAAGAACTGGTAGAAATAACCATAAGCAACCAGGAAAATTTTTTGTATTTGATAAAAAGATACGAGACAAAATTGATCAGGTATATTCGTAGGATTTCAGGAATAAACCTAGAAGATGCCGAGGATGTGATCCAGGAGGTATTTATAAAAACTTATCAAAATTTAAATTTTTTTGACAAAGATTTAAAATTTTCTTCTTGGATTTATCGTATTGCTCATAATGAGGTTATTAGTAATTTTCGTAAGAAACAGGCCAGAGCCAAAGAAATAAATTTTGATAATGATGATTTTATAAATAATATTGTTGGAGATGCCGACATTTCAAAAGATATAGATTTGGCCTTTTTGAAAGAGAATATTGGAGAGATTTTGTCAAAAATGGATATTAAATATCGTGAGGTATTAATACTAAAATTTTTGGAAGAAAAAGATTATCGAGAAATTTCTGATATTTTGAAAAAACCAATGGGTACGGTAGCTACTCTTATCAATAGAGCAAAAAAGCAATTTAGAGATGTTTTAAAAAAATCAAACATTCAATTATAA
- a CDS encoding DoxX family protein → MPIKYILAILRIFMGWIFLWTFLDKLFGFGFSTNHDKSWLNGSSPTLGFLNSAKGPFEELFNSIAGTAPVDWLFMMGMLLVGLALIFGIAMKIASWSGSLIMLLIFSSVLPPKNNPFIDQHIIYILVLTYLCLTKAGDNIGFGKKWSNITLIKKYNWLK, encoded by the coding sequence ATGCCAATAAAATATATTTTAGCTATACTTCGTATATTTATGGGCTGGATATTTCTCTGGACTTTTTTGGACAAGCTCTTTGGTTTTGGGTTTAGCACCAATCATGACAAATCCTGGCTCAATGGATCATCACCGACTCTAGGATTTTTAAATAGTGCCAAAGGACCTTTTGAAGAATTGTTCAATTCAATAGCTGGAACAGCTCCTGTTGATTGGCTGTTTATGATGGGCATGTTGCTTGTCGGTTTAGCCTTAATTTTTGGTATAGCGATGAAAATAGCCAGCTGGTCGGGTAGCCTAATAATGCTTTTAATATTTTCATCTGTTTTGCCACCAAAAAACAACCCTTTTATAGATCAACATATTATCTATATACTAGTATTAACCTATCTATGTTTGACCAAAGCTGGAGATAATATCGGCTTTGGCAAAAAATGGTCCAATATAACATTAATAAAAAAATACAACTGGCTTAAATGA
- a CDS encoding metal-sensing transcriptional repressor encodes MTKDKKNQDKTLISLKKASSLINKIIDMKEDGRYCVDIMQQNLAVIGLLKSINQNLLEGHLNSCFKSAINSGNTNKQKEMIEEILQLNKLTNK; translated from the coding sequence ATGACAAAAGACAAAAAAAATCAAGACAAGACTCTTATTAGCTTAAAAAAAGCCAGTAGTCTAATAAACAAGATTATAGATATGAAAGAGGACGGTAGATATTGTGTGGATATTATGCAGCAGAATTTGGCAGTTATTGGTCTTTTAAAATCAATAAACCAAAATCTTTTGGAGGGACATTTAAATAGTTGTTTTAAATCAGCTATAAATTCAGGCAATACAAATAAACAGAAAGAAATGATTGAAGAAATTTTACAGCTCAATAAATTAACCAACAAATAA
- a CDS encoding sulfite exporter TauE/SafE family protein, which produces MKDKNSKVLYISGMTCTSCEMLIKDVIKEASEVKYVNISHKKGTAEIGHGGEQLPWKEIISKIEEAGYSASFEPIKSKKHKASFEQWLYAVLLLGGIYLVYKYLQWIGLLDWLNVDTSEINYSASFIIGIVASMSSCLVVVGAVVMSFATKYQASGTFYDRNLKPHLLFHLGRLFTFFILGGVLGLIGSWVNISQNFTSWFTIFIALVLFWLALNILGFVPSLSTLGIRMPKKSMRVWKKLQQSEHVMAPIVLGAFTFFLPCGFTQSMQLFAMSSGSFIVGGMTMFLFALGTLPVLFGLGVATTRFKNMKTVVLQKTIGFVVFFFAFYTLSSGLALQGLDINFWHSNNISQVQNTSGTQIVNMVVDYSGYTPSVFKIQKGVPVKWLIDGQQVSGCTNQIIVPSLNIKQAINPGENIIEFIPQEEGTISFSCWMGMVRGKFIVE; this is translated from the coding sequence ATGAAAGACAAAAATTCTAAAGTTTTGTATATATCAGGCATGACCTGCACTTCTTGTGAAATGCTCATAAAAGATGTCATAAAAGAAGCATCAGAAGTCAAGTATGTAAATATAAGTCATAAAAAAGGTACAGCCGAGATAGGTCATGGTGGTGAACAATTACCATGGAAAGAGATAATTTCCAAAATTGAAGAAGCGGGTTATAGTGCTTCGTTTGAGCCAATTAAGTCCAAAAAACATAAAGCTTCTTTTGAGCAGTGGCTTTATGCTGTTTTATTACTAGGTGGTATTTATTTGGTCTATAAATATCTACAATGGATAGGTCTTTTAGATTGGCTTAATGTTGATACCAGCGAAATAAACTATAGTGCCTCATTTATCATAGGTATTGTAGCCTCAATGTCATCCTGTCTAGTGGTAGTGGGCGCAGTGGTTATGTCATTTGCTACTAAATATCAAGCCAGCGGTACATTTTATGATAGAAATTTAAAACCCCATCTTTTATTTCACCTCGGTCGTTTGTTTACATTTTTTATTTTAGGTGGGGTGTTGGGTTTGATTGGCTCTTGGGTCAATATATCACAAAACTTTACTAGTTGGTTTACCATTTTTATAGCCTTAGTTTTGTTTTGGTTGGCTTTAAATATTTTGGGTTTTGTGCCGTCTCTTAGTACTTTGGGTATCAGAATGCCAAAAAAGAGCATGAGGGTCTGGAAAAAACTTCAACAATCAGAGCATGTAATGGCTCCAATCGTTTTGGGGGCTTTTACTTTTTTCTTACCGTGTGGTTTTACTCAGAGTATGCAACTTTTTGCTATGTCATCAGGTAGTTTTATAGTAGGAGGAATGACTATGTTTTTGTTTGCTTTGGGCACTTTGCCAGTTCTATTTGGCTTGGGTGTAGCTACTACTAGATTCAAAAATATGAAGACCGTAGTACTTCAAAAAACAATTGGTTTTGTGGTTTTCTTTTTTGCTTTTTATACGTTGTCATCGGGCCTAGCTTTGCAGGGTTTAGATATAAATTTTTGGCATTCTAATAATATCAGTCAGGTACAAAATACATCAGGAACTCAAATAGTTAATATGGTTGTTGACTATAGTGGCTATACGCCTAGTGTTTTTAAAATTCAAAAAGGCGTCCCGGTAAAATGGCTAATCGACGGCCAACAGGTTTCGGGCTGCACCAACCAGATAATTGTTCCTTCTCTAAATATAAAGCAGGCTATTAATCCCGGAGAAAATATAATAGAGTTTATTCCTCAAGAGGAAGGGACGATTAGCTTCAGTTGCTGGATGGGTATGGTTAGGGGTAAATTTATTGTTGAGTAA
- a CDS encoding heavy metal translocating P-type ATPase, giving the protein MKKIQLQITGIHCASCVNIIEKKLSKQEGIKNSAVNFALEQANVEYDNNVVSEQDILDVIAKAGYQATVISDKPQSETGQHKHIADNTEKESKQRLIKFVAAFLLTVFILILDFLIDIKSEMTIMLILAIGLLYTGQEFYKVGFPSLWRRQPNMDTLVALGSGTAFLYSAYIVLFVNHGKTYFMDVGFITTFILLGRYLEARAKGKASEAIKKLLQLAPKIAHKVTATRETEDIALDLVKIGDQLLVKPGEKVPVDGVIVEGSVSIDESMITGESLPAEKTIGDKVIGATLNSTQVFIMKAEKIGSETVLSQIIKMVQDAQMSKAPIQKLVDKISNYFVWGVLAISIATFFGWLATGVEAGRALFYMVTVLVIACPCALGLATPISIVVGTGRGAKLGILIKNSEALEKMKKITAIVFDKTGTLTKGKPEVVEIKGDKNILEIAYSLEQNSEHALAKAIVKKAKQENISHQSVKNFRAIVGRGVEGELGNKKYFLGNTSLLRENNIDFTEAEKSIIKEGEGKGQTALLLADTEKYLGVIFVADKLKENAKDIIAKIKKMNITTIMMTGDNSLTAQAIAKEVGIDNFYARLMPDEKVAKIKELKKQGEFVAMVGDGINDAPALALADVGIAMGTGTDIAVETGDIVLVKGDLEKAVEAINLSKATLRTIKQNLFWAFIYNSVGIPIAVLGFLNPAISALAMSFSSVSVVLNALRLKRAKL; this is encoded by the coding sequence ATGAAAAAAATACAACTACAAATAACGGGCATACATTGTGCTTCTTGTGTGAATATTATTGAAAAAAAACTAAGTAAACAAGAAGGCATAAAAAATAGTGCGGTTAATTTTGCTTTGGAGCAGGCCAATGTAGAATATGATAATAATGTGGTGTCAGAGCAAGATATATTGGATGTTATTGCTAAAGCCGGTTATCAAGCGACTGTGATATCAGATAAACCGCAGTCAGAAACCGGACAACATAAACATATAGCTGATAATACAGAAAAAGAATCAAAACAGCGACTAATAAAATTTGTGGCAGCCTTTTTATTGACAGTTTTTATTTTAATTTTGGATTTTCTTATTGATATTAAGAGTGAAATGACTATTATGTTGATTTTGGCTATTGGTTTGTTGTACACAGGTCAGGAATTTTATAAAGTCGGTTTTCCATCACTTTGGCGTAGACAACCAAATATGGATACTTTGGTAGCTCTGGGATCGGGTACAGCTTTTTTGTATTCAGCTTATATTGTTTTATTTGTTAATCACGGCAAAACATATTTTATGGATGTAGGCTTTATTACTACATTTATACTTTTGGGAAGATACTTAGAAGCTAGAGCCAAAGGCAAGGCATCAGAGGCTATAAAAAAGCTTTTGCAACTGGCTCCAAAAATTGCTCATAAAGTAACGGCTACTAGAGAGACTGAAGATATAGCTCTAGATTTGGTAAAGATAGGTGATCAGCTTTTGGTAAAGCCGGGGGAAAAAGTGCCGGTAGATGGGGTCATAGTGGAGGGCAGTGTCAGCATTGATGAATCTATGATAACCGGAGAGAGCTTGCCGGCAGAAAAAACAATCGGCGATAAAGTAATCGGTGCTACTTTGAATAGTACACAAGTATTTATAATGAAGGCTGAGAAGATAGGTTCTGAGACTGTTTTATCTCAAATTATAAAAATGGTTCAGGACGCTCAGATGTCCAAAGCCCCTATTCAAAAATTGGTAGATAAAATATCAAATTATTTTGTCTGGGGCGTATTGGCTATATCTATAGCTACATTTTTTGGTTGGCTGGCAACGGGTGTTGAGGCTGGTAGAGCTTTATTTTATATGGTGACGGTATTGGTGATTGCCTGCCCTTGCGCTTTGGGGCTGGCTACGCCGATTTCTATTGTAGTAGGCACTGGTAGAGGAGCCAAGCTTGGTATTTTGATAAAAAATTCAGAAGCCTTGGAAAAGATGAAAAAAATTACCGCCATTGTTTTTGACAAAACAGGTACTTTGACAAAAGGAAAGCCGGAAGTGGTAGAGATAAAAGGTGATAAAAATATTTTGGAGATTGCCTATTCTTTGGAACAAAACTCCGAACATGCTTTGGCCAAGGCAATTGTAAAAAAAGCTAAGCAGGAAAATATTTCTCATCAGTCAGTCAAAAATTTTAGGGCGATTGTCGGCCGAGGAGTTGAGGGAGAGCTGGGCAATAAGAAATATTTTTTGGGTAATACCTCTCTACTTAGAGAAAACAATATAGATTTTACGGAAGCGGAAAAAAGTATTATCAAAGAGGGGGAGGGCAAGGGTCAGACAGCGTTATTATTGGCTGATACTGAAAAATATCTAGGAGTTATTTTTGTAGCTGATAAATTAAAAGAAAACGCCAAAGATATAATTGCAAAAATTAAGAAAATGAATATTACTACCATTATGATGACGGGTGACAATTCTTTGACCGCTCAAGCAATTGCCAAGGAGGTTGGTATTGATAATTTTTATGCTCGTCTGATGCCGGATGAAAAAGTAGCCAAGATAAAGGAGTTGAAAAAACAGGGAGAGTTTGTAGCAATGGTAGGTGATGGTATTAATGATGCTCCAGCCCTGGCCTTGGCAGATGTTGGTATTGCTATGGGTACAGGTACTGATATAGCTGTGGAAACAGGTGATATTGTCCTAGTCAAAGGAGATTTGGAAAAAGCGGTTGAGGCTATAAATTTATCAAAAGCGACACTTAGAACTATAAAACAAAATTTGTTTTGGGCTTTTATATATAATAGTGTTGGTATACCAATTGCTGTTTTGGGCTTTTTGAATCCAGCTATTTCAGCCTTAGCTATGTCATTTAGTAGTGTTTCGGTGGTCTTAAATGCCCTGAGGCTTAAAAGGGCTAAATTATAA
- a CDS encoding YbhB/YbcL family Raf kinase inhibitor-like protein yields the protein MKIISPAFGHMTSMPAKYTCDGKNINPPLEFVDVPQEAKSLTLIMDDPDALKPAGRVWDHWLVWNMPSVTRVIAENTQPAGVVGPNTRGNHAYRGPCPPDGEHRYIFKLYALDVELDIDGESNKHELESAMSGHILAQAELIGLYNRENY from the coding sequence ATGAAAATTATTAGCCCAGCTTTTGGTCATATGACTTCTATGCCGGCCAAGTATACTTGCGATGGTAAAAACATCAATCCGCCTTTGGAGTTTGTGGATGTGCCTCAAGAAGCCAAAAGTTTGACTCTTATTATGGATGATCCAGATGCTCTCAAGCCGGCTGGGCGAGTTTGGGATCATTGGTTGGTGTGGAATATGCCTAGTGTTACTAGAGTTATTGCGGAAAACACACAGCCAGCCGGCGTAGTAGGGCCAAACACTAGGGGTAATCACGCTTATAGAGGGCCTTGTCCGCCAGATGGTGAGCATAGATATATTTTCAAACTTTACGCTCTAGACGTTGAACTGGATATTGATGGAGAAAGTAACAAGCATGAGCTGGAATCGGCTATGAGTGGCCATATTTTGGCTCAGGCGGAACTAATTGGCCTATATAATAGGGAAAATTACTAA